One Cohnella candidum genomic region harbors:
- a CDS encoding MDR family MFS transporter, which produces MSRETTKKARLHPVAWILIFGTFLSRTGFFMVIPFLGIYLGKEKGIDPATTGAILGISFLVGTLSSFIGGALSDRVGRYPVMVLSMTLWCLVFVGFAFAESIPVFFVLSALNGFFRNVFEPAARALLTDVTPQERRSDVFNARYFAINIGGAVGPLIGLKLGVGSSSSLLPFLLCAGIFAVYALVLICTVLRFKIKHPQAQSGSVKIRQMVQIVFTDKVFLYFLLGNLFVVGAYSHLDTTLSQYIGHDRVDTYSLLFIVNSLSVLVFQYPLARFMKRIPSMQALKLGCLLFGLGLFGFGLFHHVVLLVLSMVVFTIGEILCFVIGDVLIGEIAPEHLRGAYYGASGFAFLGQSLMSWVGGLMLQTFGFGQGPLIFAVLMLLSFAAFPFYHRGQQRIRKQEAAKTGYSESA; this is translated from the coding sequence ATGAGTCGAGAAACGACGAAGAAGGCAAGACTGCATCCGGTGGCCTGGATTCTCATCTTCGGAACATTCCTGTCCCGCACCGGTTTTTTTATGGTCATTCCGTTTCTCGGAATTTACTTGGGCAAAGAGAAGGGGATCGATCCCGCCACGACAGGGGCGATACTGGGTATCAGTTTCCTCGTGGGAACGCTCAGCAGTTTCATCGGGGGCGCGTTATCCGACCGGGTCGGCCGGTATCCGGTCATGGTTCTTTCGATGACGCTTTGGTGTTTGGTTTTCGTGGGTTTCGCGTTCGCGGAGTCCATACCCGTCTTCTTCGTGCTCAGTGCCTTGAACGGCTTTTTCCGCAACGTATTCGAACCCGCCGCAAGGGCTTTATTGACCGACGTGACGCCGCAAGAGCGCCGGTCGGATGTGTTTAACGCCAGGTATTTCGCCATCAACATCGGCGGCGCGGTCGGCCCGCTGATCGGTTTGAAGCTGGGCGTCGGGAGCTCCTCCTCGCTGCTCCCCTTTCTCCTATGCGCCGGGATTTTCGCGGTTTACGCGCTGGTCTTGATCTGTACGGTGCTGAGATTCAAAATAAAGCACCCGCAAGCTCAATCGGGCTCGGTCAAAATCAGGCAAATGGTCCAAATCGTGTTTACCGACAAGGTGTTCCTCTACTTCTTGCTCGGCAATCTGTTCGTCGTGGGGGCATACTCCCATCTGGATACGACGCTGTCGCAATACATCGGACACGACCGCGTCGATACGTATTCGCTGCTGTTTATCGTGAACTCATTGTCGGTATTGGTTTTCCAGTATCCGCTGGCGCGGTTCATGAAGCGAATTCCGTCCATGCAAGCTTTAAAGCTGGGATGCCTGTTGTTCGGTTTAGGCTTGTTCGGCTTTGGGCTGTTCCATCATGTCGTTTTGCTCGTGCTTTCGATGGTTGTGTTCACGATCGGAGAGATCTTGTGCTTCGTTATCGGAGACGTGCTCATCGGGGAGATCGCTCCCGAACATCTGAGAGGGGCGTATTACGGAGCCAGCGGCTTCGCTTTTCTCGGACAGAGCCTCATGTCTTGGGTTGGCGGGCTGATGCTGCAAACGTTCGGTTTCGGGCAGGGGCCGTTGATTTTCGCGGTTCTGATGCTGCTTTCTTTCGCGGCTTTCCCGTTCTACCACCGGGGCCAGCAACGGATCCGGAAGCAGGAAGCGGCGAAAACCGGTTATTCCGAGAGCGCATAA
- a CDS encoding exosporium protein C, producing the protein MARLLNKSAVQPRSRFNLLTAYTIRRSPLRSHVASLRISIPTNSQPNRVELVATVGVRGITGIGQILFRVSRDGTEIFNTVAGIESTGSEQNYIVTFQAIDRNVPTGSHLYVLTAENLTPHTIVNVVGPVSFSALAVKTG; encoded by the coding sequence ATGGCGCGTTTACTGAATAAAAGCGCGGTTCAACCGCGCAGCAGATTCAACTTGCTGACGGCTTATACGATCCGGCGTTCTCCGTTAAGATCGCATGTCGCATCGTTACGCATCAGTATCCCGACCAACTCGCAACCGAATCGGGTCGAGTTGGTCGCTACCGTCGGTGTGCGGGGAATAACGGGCATCGGCCAGATTCTTTTCCGCGTATCCCGGGACGGGACGGAAATTTTCAACACCGTTGCCGGGATCGAATCCACCGGCTCCGAACAGAATTATATCGTGACGTTCCAGGCGATCGATCGAAACGTTCCGACAGGATCCCATTTGTATGTCTTAACCGCCGAAAATCTCACGCCCCATACGATAGTCAATGTCGTCGGCCCCGTTTCTTTCAGCGCACTCGCCGTAAAAACGGGTTAA